gataggTGCAGAGACTCAATGGAAGCTATTCTAACAAATGGGGTTGATGTTGGTAAATGAATCCTTATATCTAAACTCTAGAAAGGATGCAAGATatacctatttttttttgtaggtATACTAATGAAAAACTATCTCAAAAAAGACGAACCGaatccatatttttttatattatattatatgcaaaatcaatttatatttatatgaaaatatgaaaaataaaaagaattgttGTGAATCGATTCCAAGTTAAAGAAAGAATCTAATAGAATAGTcattaatcaaatcattcacTCCATAGTCTGATAAATCTTTTGAAACACTGATTAATTGGATGAGAATAAAGATAGAGTCTCGTTCTACATGTGAATATCAATACCgacaacaatgaaatttatagtAAGAGGAAAATCCGTCGACTTTAAAAATCGTGAGGGTTTAAGTCCCTCTATCCCCAACCCTAAAAAGCCCGATTgctgtctatttattttatcttaccCTTTTTGTTAGTGGTTCAAAGTTCTTTATATTTCTCATTCATCCTATTCTTTGTCGTTTTACAATCAAATCTTAGCATAGCGGAAATTTGTTCTTTTATCACAAGTCTTGTGAtatattgtgatatatatatgatatatgtagGGGAtcaaaattagtgaaaaatgaGGGAAAACTGAAAAATTGGAGCAAGCTACAGGAGCTACACAGCCTGACCCattccacacggccatgtcgttTTCACGAGATTATACACTAAACAGtggaaaaacacaatttttaggtttttttgggcattctaagatgtatatatgacaaaaatagcAAGGTAGAAGTGAGTcgtcatagaatattcaagaaaacaactcaaaaaacaccattaaagTCTATTCTGAAGCAAATTTCCGTCAAAATTGAAGATTTCcagttgattttttttggagattatcatgagtttctttgtttctttcaatTATATTGTATCTTggatgttttttattttcaagtatggactaattttttaaataccgagggagatgaaccctatgaggGATTCtgtcgtttgatttttattttacgtaaTAAATTCTTAGTTCttttttctcaattatgtgtgcttaattctttgtttaatatttctaaattattgatccacgtttaatgtgcttaattcagAGGTTGAATaaaccctgtttaagagtagatatTACGTAATTGAGTGGAATTGCATGCAATAGGAtaacataaatctaccagattagagtcaaatctaataggagaatccatagcacgagttaatgcgataataaatgttttaattagaaagaaattttaattaatcaacctagagtcagttgctcttatgctcgaaagagatatttgcataatttaggaatttctatggatcaagatTGCATAATTtaggatttctacggatcaagatattaagtaaaaaattgCGTAATTTAAATTGATAGTGACAAATAAAATCTAGGTGAAATTTTTCCTAACTATTGTTTTTGCTTATTGGTTATTAATCGGttagtaattaatttagttaatttttgtttttaatcaatcgctcgaattattcaattaaataataaaaagaaaatacttaCTAGTACTTTCAGTCTTCGTGGGAATGATATCTGTATTCATCGTAACTATATTATTAACTGATAAGTGCATCTGACttacttgaatttttaattcCGTGGATTTTAGTAGACTGGTTTTTTCttatcaaaaccctaaaaagtaAAATGGTAATAAGGGAATCCAAAATGATTAGTTTATTACCTTGTTGAAGAAACAAATTGTTAGAAGACCTTAATTATGCAGATCGATCAAAATGAAGAAACTGatcaattaaacttgaaaaaatagaaagtttTAAGCGGGCTGATAGTGCCCTGCAGTTTCCTTGTCCAGGGaaaacaaaattcatttcaCAAAGTGCCGACACTTCTGTAAACCCCCACATTCCACAAACCAAATGAAGGAATCTGTAAGCACAAACTTTGTGATTATATTCCAACTATTGCAATGACCAAGGATCTTGTGTTTCAAACAGGACGAAGCCTAATAAGATTCATTATCTATCATGTTTACATAATCAATTTGCAGAGataaatttctataattcaGTTATCAACTTGGATTGGTTAATTTTTCTGAACTAAACCAGAGTATTATGGAACTCATTatttatactaataataaaatatacatggtAAGCTTTAACTTATGCTTAATTGTTACATGGCCTACCAACACGGTTTAGCACAAGCCTTGTGTACAATACATGAAATGAAATCATAAGCAGGATAATATATACgattttcaaagaaattaaaccaTCTTCTTCGCCAGTAAGGATTCAGATAGAGAATAATTATGGAAGTAAGAAAGAAAATGATGTATGTGGTGCTAAATGTTACGGAGAAGAGCACAGGATCAATACCATACCATTTCTCCTTACTTTGATCTACGAATTTTATCAGGGGATGCGGTGACACGATGCTACAGTTCTGGTTCAAGGGCTGTccacaaagaaattgatttccTTCGTAACTGCTTCTATCAAATGTCCCAAACTGAGCTTTCATATCTGGAATTCTACCTGATAAGTTGTTGTATGCCACACTGAACACTTCGAGGAAATAGAGATTGATCAGTAATGAAGGGATTTCTCCACTCAACATATTGTGTGAAAGGTCTAAGCTTTCAATTTGGGTGAGATTTGAGAAAGATTTCGGGATTGGTCCCGTCAATTGATTGTAGGATAAGTTTAGTGTGTGAATCCAGGCTAGATTTCCAACCTCGTACGGGATCCTACCGGATAGTTTGTTACATGACAAATCTAATCCCGACATGAAATTAAGAATGCCACCTTTATAGGTGTTGGATCTATGTTTTGTCAAGAAGTCAACTTCCACATTTGTGACAGATTGTTCGGCAGTGCTGTGAAGCACATAATCCTTCTTCAAAGTTCCATATCTAAAATATGTAGTATAATCCCATTCATTAGAAACTTTTTAATGTGAAATGTCCAAATCCAAATAGCGAGGCTCAATCTTTCCGAACCTGATACCCTGGAAACAGGGGGGAATTGACCCGGAGAAGGAGTTGAGGGAGAGATCCATCATGCTTATTTGTTTCAATTCACATAGTTCTTCTGGAATCAAACCACTTAGAAGATTTTGACTCAATAAAAGAACTTTCAAGCTAGTCAACAAGCCAATAATACCAAGGATGCTCACTGAAAGATTGTTATCCCGGAGGTTTAATACCAAAAGCTGTGAAGTGTTGAGAAAAGCTTCTGATATTGATCCACTATATTTGTTCCCCTGTAAGTATAAGTGCTGTAAACGAGGGCATAAGGGGAGTGGAGCAGAAAGGAGATTATGAGAAAGGTCTAAATAGTACACAGAACGCGAAATGCCTTCACATTGGAACTGACCCTCCAAATAATTGTTCCGCATCACAAGTATATCCAGATACGTCACATTACCTATCCAGTTACCAATATTCCCTGTCATAAAGTTGTAACCAATGTCCAATAGCGCCAGGTTGCCAAGTACCCTTCCTTTTGCTTTCACATTTGACAGATTCCCACTGAAGTAGTTGTTCCTTAATTGCAACACACGTAATTGAGTCAAGTTGTAGAGCATCGGAAAAATCTGTCCATGAAGTTTGTTACCAGATAACATTAGAACGCGCAAATCATTGCAGCCGACAGTTAGTTCTTTGGGGATTTCTCCAGAGAAATTATTGTAAGATAAATCCAGTACTTGCAAATTTTTCATGTCACCAATGGAGGGTAGCAGATCTTGCTCAAAAGCGTTTCTTGATAAATCTAGATACTCCATGTGTGGAAGGATTTTCCCAATATTCTCCGGAAGACCGTGAATTTGATTGCCTGATACATCCACCATAACTGCGTTGGTCATAGCGAATGGTGGTAACTGAAACTCCCCGAACAAAAAGTTGTTCcttagttttagaatttcaaggtcGGCATTGTTTACAAGCAACCAACCAGGAAAACTTGCACGCAACTTGTTGTGAGAACAACTATCTGCAGGTGGAACTGGTGGCGGAGAAAATTAGGAATGCTGTTGGTATGATTGTTGAGACTACAGTTAGACAGTGCCAAAACCTTCAATTGGAACGAGGGAAACCACCCTGGAGGATTCTCAGTATCAATCTGCAACTTACCATTGTTGCTTGCGAATTGGAGTACCTCAAGCTTGGATTGAGTTTTGAAGGAGCTTAGTGAGAATGAACCCTCAAAATGGTTGTAACTAAAATCAAGATACCAAGAAGATGTTAGGCTGTGTATCAAAGACGCTGAAAGGGTTCCACTAAAATTGTTATCTGAGACATCCAACAACCCAATAAACGTTAAATTGTATAGACATGGGGGAAGGATTCCTTCAAAGTAGTTTTGGCTAAGATCCAACTCTTGTAGTCTCTTCAGTTGGCACAGACCTGTGAAAACCATAAACAAATGCATGCTTATACATTCTCATTTATAAATTACTAGTTTATGATTTCatgtatttacttttttaattagttttctaaatagtgtaaaatttgaatataattaaaatatatcaacttattcaacaattcaaatattataaataaaaaaatttaaatagtagaATTAAAGTATTTCAACCTATTCAacatacaatataattttacttcatGTAATTAATGCAAAGCAACATTATTTACAATataattctaataaaaaaattctaatatttattaaaccatttgtaaaaactatattataaataaactcttcaatattcaatttattatttataaaattttatatatgagaTAAAGGtacttattatataaataattaaagtttactatttaaaataaaaataaaatatatattttattctttgggTTAAtggtttcaatatttttattattatataaaatcatttattagtgaaattttctaatcaagtaaaatttttgaaacaatttatattagtaaaattaaatttttatttataaatgttataaaactttaaaataataaattcaacaatataataaacaagaaaaactatattaattagttcaaaAGTTTCTccatattcatatatttatatatatatatatatagggagAAATCCACTTACACCGATGTAAGTGTAGAATTAAAGTAGTTTAATACCTTTTCGTATtttgtatgattaatattttaacaaattaatcgttgaatttattatttcatttatataaatcaTGCACATTAAATTAGatgcaaattaaaattttataactatttgtTTTAAGTAAAACTTTCAACTCTacactaaatatatatatatatatatatatatatatatatatagtttttaaatctATAGGATGGAAATATtaaatgggtttaaaatttacatgcattattaagtataattatatcgataaatttaacagttgaattaattatacaaagagatatataaaagtataaaattattttaattttatatcaagatAAATGAATTGGTTCCAAAATATacaaagtaaattataaatCACCAATAttgtgatgttttatttctctacaatatttcttttgtttttcaatattattttacttttcggATTTTTAAacatcttaaatttattttgtatccTCTCTCATCTTCATCAATTCAatggttattattattcaataaaatttacgCACTTATCTTAAGGTTtcacaacatttatttattaggtaaatttgaaataaaataattatttttccttaaaaattatcatcatttatttatatttacttttattatttttatcaaattttaattaaaaaatcaattaagtccctccgcttataatttcatcattgatCATATTGATGTTAAAATAAACCGACAAACTAATAAAATGGTGGCACATGACACTTCTAGTTTAATCTAACAATTTTccataaaatgattaaaaataaaataaaaatcaggaaaattataaaaatattaaaaatatattaaaattggtataaacatataaaaattataaaatatataaaaataatataaactttaaatattataaaatataatttttctataaaattaaaaaacatatttaaaattttataaaaacaaattaaaattcttaaaaaattataaaaatcataaaatttattaaaattgatataaacgcatagaattataaaaaaaaatcataaaaattgaactGGACTGGATCAATCTGTCTAATCGGTTAGACTAAAATCGATAATGGTATTGTTTTGTAGAAAGCAATTAGACTGATTGATTTGAGAATCAGGCAGTTGAAccgatttttttaatatttttattttttaatattttttgattgatttgACTACTTATTTGGTTCTGAAAACCTTGGTCATAATATTTCATTCTAAAATATGCTTAAttggataataaaattttggtttgataatATCTAattgtatcaaaatattttatattatacaaTACTTAGCaaataattttcaacttttcaaggTTCAAACTATTGTATTGTACTTAAAAATtggatataaaaattttaaaaataaaagaataatttatcaataaaacgAGAGAGTCCGAAttattcaaaacattttattcaaCATCAAAATGACCCTAATAATATGATGACTATTCTCATTATCCAAGGGTTGGTGGAATGTCATGTATTCATTATGATT
The sequence above is a segment of the Gossypium raimondii isolate GPD5lz chromosome 4, ASM2569854v1, whole genome shotgun sequence genome. Coding sequences within it:
- the LOC105780905 gene encoding receptor-like protein 15, which encodes MNVYPGAELENLKNFKVLNLYRNYLNGTLPIQELMGFSSLGILDLSYNNLEGSIPPNIGNLSSLKAFSVARNLLAASLPSGLCQLKRLQELDLSQNYFEGILPPCLYNLTFIGLLDVSDNNFSGTLSASLIHSLTSSWYLDFSYNHFEGSFSLSSFKTQSKLEVLQFASNNGKLQIDTENPPGWFPSFQLKVLALSNCSLNNHTNSIPNFLRHQFHLQIVVLTTSCVQVFLLPPFAMTNAVMVDVSGNQIHGLPENIGKILPHMEYLDLSRNAFEQDLLPSIGDMKNLQVLDLSYNNFSGEIPKELTVGCNDLRVLMLSGNKLHGQIFPMLYNLTQLRVLQLRNNYFSGNLSNVKAKGRVLGNLALLDIGYNFMTGNIGNWIGNVTYLDILVMRNNYLEGQFQCEGISRSVYYLDLSHNLLSAPLPLCPRLQHLYLQGNKYSGSISEAFLNTSQLLVLNLRDNNLSVSILGIIGLLTSLKVLLLSQNLLSGLIPEELCELKQISMMDLSLNSFSGSIPPCFQGIRYGTLKKDYVLHSTAEQSVTNVEVDFLTKHRSNTYKGGILNFMSGLDLSCNKLSGRIPYEVGNLAWIHTLNLSYNQLTGPIPKSFSNLTQIESLDLSHNMLSGEIPSLLINLYFLEVFSVAYNNLSGRIPDMKAQFGTFDRSSYEGNQFLCGQPLNQNCSIVSPHPLIKFVDQSKEKWYGIDPVLFSIPSFGLWNVGVYRSVGTL